In the Lentisphaera araneosa HTCC2155 genome, one interval contains:
- a CDS encoding DJ-1 family glyoxalase III: MMPRLAVVFAEGFEEIEAITIVDVLRRAQIDVDMVGLRSLSVKGSHDIEVKVEKLLKEVDPNLYDGVVLPGGLPGSFKLRDNEDVQNFIRAFNGKLQAAVCAAPIALQKAGALEGRHVTSHPSMKDEFSKQLYLESPAVIDGKVVTSRGAGTSFEFVAAILTVLELEEKTEDLRAAMLYPNFDS; the protein is encoded by the coding sequence ATGATGCCAAGACTAGCAGTTGTTTTTGCAGAAGGTTTTGAAGAGATTGAAGCCATTACGATAGTCGATGTTTTGCGAAGAGCGCAAATTGATGTGGATATGGTAGGGCTAAGAAGTCTGTCAGTAAAAGGCTCACATGATATTGAAGTTAAAGTAGAGAAACTTTTAAAAGAAGTGGATCCCAATTTATATGATGGTGTCGTCTTACCTGGTGGGCTCCCTGGTTCTTTCAAACTTCGTGACAATGAAGATGTGCAAAATTTCATTAGGGCTTTTAATGGCAAACTACAGGCGGCGGTATGTGCGGCTCCTATCGCGCTACAAAAAGCCGGAGCTCTTGAAGGTAGACATGTGACCAGCCATCCATCAATGAAAGACGAATTTTCAAAACAGCTTTATTTGGAAAGTCCCGCCGTGATCGATGGTAAAGTCGTGACTTCACGTGGGGCAGGAACAAGTTTCGAGTTCGTTGCTGCGATTCTAACTGTATTAGAATTAGAAGAAAAAACCGAAGATCTCAGGGCAGCAATGTTATATCCAAATTTCGATTCTTAG
- the trxA gene encoding thioredoxin has product MASDQVLNLDDSSFESTVSEGVTLVDFWAPWCGPCRMLAPVIDKVAGRLDGKAKVAKVNTDEANASAVKFGVNSIPTIMIFKDGELQDTLMGAAQREDDLVSKVESYI; this is encoded by the coding sequence ATGGCATCAGATCAAGTACTTAATCTAGATGATAGTTCTTTCGAATCAACTGTATCTGAGGGCGTGACTCTCGTAGATTTCTGGGCTCCTTGGTGCGGTCCTTGCCGTATGCTTGCTCCAGTAATTGATAAAGTTGCAGGTCGTCTTGATGGTAAAGCTAAAGTAGCTAAAGTTAATACTGACGAAGCTAATGCAAGTGCAGTTAAATTTGGCGTTAACTCAATTCCAACTATCATGATCTTCAAAGATGGTGAGCTCCAAGACACTCTCATGGGTGCTGCTCAGCGTGAAGATGACCTCGTATCTAAAGTTGAGTCTTACATCTAA